In Paenibacillus sp. G2S3, a single window of DNA contains:
- a CDS encoding ABC transporter ATP-binding protein encodes MGLADDPVIAISGLWMNYTDRMVLRGIDLKVYRGQIIGYIGPNGAGKSTTVKIMLGLVEGYNGKVEIFGRDIADGDVSYKKRIGYVPEVAELYDSLTAREYLTFIGELYGMKRSDVDYKAGKLMALLGLEKAYDSRIATFSKGMKQKVLLISSMLHDPDILFLDEPLSGLDANSVMVVKEIFASLAARGKTIFYSSHIMDVVEKISSRIVLIDGGDIVADGSFAELKERGREGSLEDIFNQLTGFDKYRDIAGEFVAVMQEVSSHD; translated from the coding sequence ATGGGCCTTGCTGATGATCCAGTCATTGCTATTTCTGGTTTATGGATGAACTATACGGACCGAATGGTGCTTAGGGGCATTGATCTTAAGGTATACAGAGGACAAATTATTGGCTATATCGGCCCTAATGGGGCAGGCAAGAGTACAACCGTTAAGATAATGCTCGGTCTGGTAGAAGGTTATAACGGGAAAGTAGAGATTTTCGGTAGGGATATTGCTGATGGAGATGTTTCTTACAAGAAAAGAATAGGTTATGTGCCGGAGGTAGCCGAATTATATGATAGCCTCACCGCTAGAGAGTATCTAACCTTTATAGGTGAGTTGTATGGCATGAAGCGTAGTGATGTGGACTACAAAGCTGGAAAATTAATGGCCTTACTAGGTCTTGAGAAAGCCTATGATTCGAGGATCGCAACCTTTTCCAAAGGGATGAAACAAAAGGTATTGCTGATCTCCAGCATGCTTCATGATCCCGATATTCTATTCCTGGATGAACCGCTGAGCGGCCTGGATGCTAATAGCGTAATGGTAGTAAAGGAGATTTTTGCATCATTGGCGGCAAGGGGCAAGACCATTTTCTACTCTTCACACATTATGGATGTGGTTGAGAAGATCAGTAGCCGGATTGTTTTGATCGATGGTGGTGATATCGTGGCGGATGGGAGCTTTGCGGAGCTTAAAGAAAGGGGCCGTGAAGGGTCGCTTGAGGATATTTTTAATCAGTTAACTGGATTTGATAAATACCGTGATATTGCTGGGGAATTTGTTGCGGTCATGCAAGAGGTATCTTCTCATGACTGA